Proteins found in one Sulfolobales archaeon genomic segment:
- a CDS encoding HEPN domain-containing protein: MHRLEVEILKKRSSMFLEEAKHALDRGFYDLTCFLAEQSLQLYLKAVLLELVGDYPRTHSIRHLLGELNRVLKSQDLEGFVAANRSRLLALEDAYIMSRYYIREYEREDAEDMVKLVEEVLSLLKRILGDRR, encoded by the coding sequence ATGCATAGATTAGAGGTGGAGATTCTTAAGAAGAGATCCTCAATGTTTTTAGAAGAGGCTAAACACGCCCTAGATAGAGGTTTCTATGACTTAACATGCTTCCTAGCCGAACAGTCTCTACAACTCTATCTAAAAGCTGTGTTGCTGGAGCTCGTAGGCGATTACCCTAGAACTCATAGTATTAGGCATCTACTGGGTGAGCTAAATAGGGTTCTTAAATCCCAAGATCTAGAGGGTTTTGTTGCTGCGAATAGATCTAGGCTTCTAGCCCTTGAAGACGCATATATAATGTCTAGATACTATATTAGGGAATATGAGAGGGAAGATGCGGAGGACATGGTAAAGCTTGTGGAGGAGGTGCTCTCTCTACTTAAAAGGATCCTGGGTGATAGGCGGTGA
- a CDS encoding nucleotidyltransferase domain-containing protein produces MSIFMDTSARRAKLLSEWRLWVPRIAKVVKEVIPDAEIYVVGSVVRGDSVGGSDVDILVASEYTPEKNMEIARLKAAIEDKLSLPYYHPFEIHILKPGEARYFIERSRGYVLRIA; encoded by the coding sequence GTGAGCATATTCATGGATACCTCGGCTAGACGTGCTAAGCTGTTGAGTGAGTGGAGATTATGGGTTCCCAGAATAGCTAAAGTAGTCAAGGAGGTTATCCCAGATGCCGAGATCTATGTTGTGGGAAGCGTGGTTAGAGGTGATAGTGTTGGTGGAAGCGATGTAGATATACTGGTGGCCTCTGAATATACTCCGGAAAAAAACATGGAAATAGCTAGGCTGAAAGCTGCTATAGAGGATAAACTGAGCCTGCCATATTATCACCCATTTGAGATACATATACTGAAACCAGGGGAGGCTAGATACTTTATAGAGAGGTCGAGAGGATATGTATTGAGAATAGCTTAG